One segment of Euwallacea fornicatus isolate EFF26 chromosome 23, ASM4011564v1, whole genome shotgun sequence DNA contains the following:
- the nSMase gene encoding putative neutral sphingomyelinase: protein MALDLKVFTLNCWGLAVVSKDRRSRILAIADMLSVNQFDVVCLQEVWTNRDYNILREKLYNVLPYSHYFYSGVTGSGICILSKHFIEETFFHQWSVNGYIHKLHHGDWWGGKGVGLCRLKVQHETGTYFVNVYSTHFHAEYNRASDDYQAHRVLQAYDTAQFIMLTSGLADLIVLAGDLNTEPGDLAYRVILTVPGLIDAYMQAGNVLAEKSSTNESLSNSYTPSSLVKRKILGKRIDYVMYHPGSNVTVDLQKYVLPLPDRVPKQTFSYSDHEAILVELSIVKGIKSPRNYLDETAKKLVLEECIILCKEALKSISRTKVLYWLGVFILLVLLVISLVLPAVISSRVFDDFPTLFAVLRVFVTMLLMFCFLMATLWSRIEMHGVLSGKLAMEVSLRKIKQMENL from the exons ATGGCATTAGATCTTAAAGTTTTTACATTAAACTGCTG ggGCTTAGCTGTGGTGTCAAAAGATCGAAGATCTAGAATACTGGCTATTGCTGATATGTTATCAGTAAATCAGTTTGATGTAGTTTGTCTGCAGGAAGTGTGGACAAATAGGGACTACAACATTCTTCGAGAAAAGCTTTATAATGTATTACCATACTCTCATTACTTTTACAG CGGAGTAACTGGTTCTGGCATTTGCATCCTTTCAAAACACTTCAtagaagaaactttttttcatcaatGGTCTGTTAATGGTTACATTCACAAATTGCACCATGGTGACTGGTGGGGTGGCAAAGGCGTGGGTTTATGTCGCCTTAAAGTTCAACATGAAACTGGGActtattttgttaatgtttaCTCTACTCAT ttCCATGCTGAATACAATAGGGCGTCTGACGATTACCAAGCTCATCGTGTACTGCAAGCTTATGACACAGCTCAATTCATTATGCTCACATCAGGATTGGCAGATCTTATAGTACTTGCAGGTGATCTCAATACTGAACCTGGAGATTTAGCATACAG GGTGATTTTGACAGTTCCAGGATTAATTGATGCCTACATGCAGGCAGGCAATGTCTTGGCTGAAAAATCTTCAACCAATGAAAGTCTCAGTAATAGCTATACTCCCTCCTCTTtggtaaaaagaaaaatattaggaAAACGCATTGATTATGTCATGTACCACCCTGGCTCAAATGTTACAGTGGATTTGCAGAAATATGTTTTACCACTACCTGACCGTGTTCCAAAGCAAACTTTCAG CTATTCTGACCACGAAGCAATATTAGTAGAACTCTCAATTGTAAAAGGCATTAAATCACCAAGAAACTACCTGGatgaaactgcaaaaaaactgGTGCTGGAAGAGTGCATTATCTTGTGCAAAGAAGCATTGAAAAGTATCTCAAGAACTAAAGTTCTTTACTGGTTAGGAGTCTTCATCCTATTGGTGTTATTAGTGATAAGTTTGGTTCTTCCTGCCGTGATTAGTTCGCGGgtttttgacgattttccgACGCTTTTTGCAGTTCTTAGAGTCTTTGTCACTATGCTATTGATGTTTTGCTTCCTAATGGCCACGTTATGGAGTCGCATAGAAATGCATGGTGTTTTGTCTGGCAAACTTGCAATGGAAGTTTCGCTAAGAAAAATCAAGCAGATGGAAAATTTATGA
- the LOC136346415 gene encoding calnexin-like isoform X2, whose protein sequence is MTFVIIPGSKTMRNKTLWAVLIFALIGISRSQELDEEVTIETGDDTEIPYESPIPSDESKVYFADHFDKPSDFEKNWIKSEAKKEGIDDDIAKYDGQWDVEAPQKDGLKGDLGLVLKSKAKHAAISAPLKKPFVFKDKPLIVQYEVLLQEGQECGGAYLKLLSEVEGSEMLKNFHDKTPYSIMFGPDKCGTDHKLHFIFKHKNPKNGSVEEKHCEKPKERLEETFSDKLPHLYTLILRPDNTFDVLIDKKIIQSGSLLEDFNPPVNPPAQIEDPEDKKPEDWDERERIPDPSAVKPDDWDEDAPAQIVDESAVMPDNWLEHEPTHIPDPNGVKPADWDSDMDGEWEAALIENPACKNAPGCGPWEPPLVNNPSFKGKWRAPLIDNPNYKGKWRPRKIPNPHYFEDTEPFKMQTISAVGFELWSMSKDILFDNIIITEDIVVANNWASTTFDKKRQKIASESESVVQKLANLTNEHPSLWALYIIVLGIPVVFILYLCCKPATKESEELRQEAERKKTDAPTEENEAVSEEANVIEEEEKEEDDADAEKHSNPDSEEDNEAVDESEAHSDAVEGTRKRKVRKD, encoded by the exons at GACATTTGTAATTATTCCTGGCTCTAAAACTATGAGGAATAAGACCCTATGGGCAGTGCTTATATTTGCACTAATTGGAATCTCAAGGTCCCAAGAACTTGAT GAGGAAGTAACAATAGAAACTGGAGATGACACAGAAATCCCCTATGAAAGTCCTATACCATCGGACGAATCTAAAGTGTATTTTGCCGATCATTTCGACAAACCTTCAGACTTCGAGAAAAACTGGATAAAATCAGAGGCCAAAAAAGAAGGCATTGATGATGATATCGCGAAATATGACGGTCAATGGGATGTCGAAGCTCCACAAAAAGACGGCCTCAAGGGTGATTTAGGGCTAGTTCTGAAATCAAAGGCCAAGCACGCAGCCATATCGGCTCCCTTAAAGAAACCGTTTGTCTTTAAAGACAAACCTCTGATTGTGCAGTATGAGGTTTTACTGCAAGAGGGCCAAGAATGTGGAGGTGCATATTTGAAACTGCTTAGTGAGGTTGAGGGTTCAGAGATGCTCAAAAACTTCCATGACAAAACGCCTTATAGTATTATGTTTGGGCCAGATAAATGTGGTACTGACCATAagttgcattttattttcaagcataaaaatccgaaaaatgGATCAGTGGAGGAGAAGCACTGTGAGAAACCTAAGGAGAG GTTAGAAGAAACGTTCTCTGACAAGCTGCCCCATCTCTACACTTTGATCCTAAGGCCAGACAACACATTTGATGTGTTGAtagacaaaaaaatcattcaatcTGGCAGTCTTTTAGAAGACTTTAACCCCCCAGTGAACCCACCTGCTCAAATTGAGGACCCAGAGGACAAGAAACCTGAAGATTGGGACGAGAGGGAGAGGATTCCGGATCCAAGTGCTGTAAAGCCGGACGATTGGGATGAAGATGCGCCCGCTCAGATTGTGGATGAGTCTGCAGTTATGCCTGATAA TTGGTTAGAACACGAACCGACTCACATCCCAGATCCAAATGGAGTGAAGCCAGCCGATTGGGATTCAGATATGGATGGCGAATGGGAAGCTGCTTTGATTGAGAATCCTGCCTGTAAAAATGCCCCTGGGTGTGGTCCTTGGGAGCCGCCTCTAGTGAATAATCCCTCTTTCAAAGGCAAATGGAGGGCTCCACTTATCGATAATCCGAACTACAAGGGTAAATGGAGGCCTAGGAAGATTCCCAATCCTCATTATTTCGAAGATACTGAACCATTTAAAATGCAGACCATt TCCGCAGTTGGATTTGAACTTTGGTCAATGTCCAAGGATATTTTGTTTGACAATATTATTATCACCGAAGATATTGTGGTTGCCAATAATTGGGCCAGTACTACTTTTGATAAGAAGAGACAGAAAATTGCTAGTGAATCG GAAAGCGTAGTCCAAAAGCTAGCCAATCTAACAAACGAACATCCTTCTCTATGGGCTCTGTATATTATCGTGCTAGGGATTCCCgtagtatttattttgtatctttGCTGTAAGCCTGCAACTAAG gagTCTGAAGAGCTTAGACAAGAAGCAGAAAGAAAAAAGACTGACGCACCGACCGAGGAGAATGAGGCTGTCTCCGAAGAAGCGAACGTaattgaagaagaagaaaaggaGGAAGATGATGCTGATGCAGAGAAACACTCGAATCCGGATTCTGAAGAAGATAATGAGGCGGTTGATGAGAGC gAAGCTCATTCGGATGCTGTAGAAGGAACTCGAAAAAGAAAGGTCCGTAAAGACTAA
- the LOC136346556 gene encoding coiled-coil domain-containing protein 12, with product MTMSSKNAPGSLEEQALKRRQRLLNLKRKRDGQLGTDDSSSVHQDGEQNQEILPAPIFRSYRPLDEKLQENLISDVSPEDISEQVKDQLESAKSQIVMDQLDVTSLAPRKPDWDLKRDLNKKWEKLERQTQKAIAELIRERLKERKEDLATMVNAGAESFKD from the exons ATGACAATGTCCTCTAAAAATGCTCCTGGATCTCTGGAAGAGCAAGCATTGAAGAGACGGCAAAgactgttaaatttaaaacgtaaAAGGGATGGCCAGTTAGGTACTGATGATTCCAGTTCTGTTCATCAAGATGGAGAGCAAAACCAGGAAATTTTGCCAGCACCAATATTTCGAAGCTATAGGCCTCTAGATGAGAAActtcaagaaaatttaataagtgaTGTATCTCCAGAAGACATTAGTGAGCAA GTCAAAGATCAATTGGAATCCGCAAAATCCCAAATTGTAATGGATCAGTTAGATGTGACATCTCTGGCTCCTCGAAAACCGGATTGGGATTTAAAAAGAGACTTGAACAAAAAATGGGAGAAATTAGAAAGACAGACTCAAAAAGCAATTGCGGAACTGATCCGGGAGAGATTAAAGGAGAGGAAAGAAGACTTGGCTACAATGGTAAATGCTGGAGCAGAGTCATTTAAGgattaa
- the LOC136346547 gene encoding venom protease-like, whose product MMLLRKYSSVKFIVIIELLLLCSSVHSVGQLQEGDDCTDDLGLNGVCISLTNCNSALDLIDRKISPKFCNPNTEINFNALVCCHDNFHRRFQTQRISFEMCVKYYPPLKNDDFHVSAVGGKIALAKEYKHMALIGVGANKEDISWMCGGSLISEKFVLTAAHCIISLLGTPEWVRLGELDISINTDDAEPEDFSILRTIVHPSYNPRSVYHDIGLIELKNKVKFSDYIGPICLHQTSNVSTNFAIATGWGATAFGGSNSSHLIEVSLNLVNNKDCNVYYRNRHLHKALQGILDETQICAGGNDGKDTCQGDSGGPLQIINRKSDLKTATFDLIGITSFGIGCALGKAPGVYTRISYYLDWIEKIVWPRNI is encoded by the exons ATGATGCTTCTAAGGAAATATAGTTCCGTAAAATTTATAGTAATTATCGAATTATTACTTCTGTGTAGTTCGGTGCACTCTGTAGGCCAGCTCCAAGAAG gtgATGACTGCACCGATGATCTCGGTCTCAATGGCGTTTGCATCTCTTTAACGAATTGCAATTCGGCTCTTGATCTAATCGATCGAAAAATAAGTCCCAAATTTTGCAATCCCAATAcagaaattaactttaatgCCCTGGTTTGTTGTCATGACAACTTTCATAGGAGATTTCAAACACAACGTATTAGTTTTGAAA tGTGTGTGAAATATTACCCTCCGCTTAaaaatgatgatttccatGTATCTGCTGTGGGTGGTAAAATAGCATTGGCCAAGGAGTACAAGCATATG GCGCTAATTGGCGTTGGTGCCAACAAAGAGGATATCTCATGGATGTGTGGAGGATCACTTATTTCCGAAAAATTTGTCCTAACCGCAGCGCATTGTATTATAAGCTTATT AGGAACGCCTGAATGGGTCCGTCTAGGAGAATTAGACATCTCTATCAATACTGACGATGCAGAACCTGAAGATTTCTCGATTTTGAGAACAATAGTGCATCCATCGTATAATCCTCGTTCAGTATATCATGACATAGGgcttatcgagcttaaaaataaagtgaaGTTTTCGGATTATATTGGGCCTATATGTCTTCATCAGACCAGTAATGTTTCAACTAATTTTGCGATTGCTACAGGATGGGGAGCAACTGCTTTTGGTG GAAGCAATAGCTCGCATTTAATAGAAGTGAGTTTAAATTTGGTTAATAATAAGGACTGCAACGTTTATTATCGCAACCGGCACCTACACAAGGCTTTGCAAGGAATCCTAGATGAGACGCAAATTTGTGCAGGTGGGAATGACGGTAAAGATACGTGCCAG GGAGACTCAGGGGGTCCACTGCAGATCATAAACCGTAAGTCGGATCTAAAAACGGCCACGTTTGACCTCATCGGGATAACATCTTTTGGAATAGGATGTGCATTGGGTAAGGCGCCAGGGGTTTATACTAGAATCTCGTACTATCTGGACTGGATTGAGAAAATTGTTTGGCCAAGaaatatttga
- the LOC136346415 gene encoding calnexin-like isoform X1 produces MVKNRTFVIIPGSKTMRNKTLWAVLIFALIGISRSQELDEEVTIETGDDTEIPYESPIPSDESKVYFADHFDKPSDFEKNWIKSEAKKEGIDDDIAKYDGQWDVEAPQKDGLKGDLGLVLKSKAKHAAISAPLKKPFVFKDKPLIVQYEVLLQEGQECGGAYLKLLSEVEGSEMLKNFHDKTPYSIMFGPDKCGTDHKLHFIFKHKNPKNGSVEEKHCEKPKERLEETFSDKLPHLYTLILRPDNTFDVLIDKKIIQSGSLLEDFNPPVNPPAQIEDPEDKKPEDWDERERIPDPSAVKPDDWDEDAPAQIVDESAVMPDNWLEHEPTHIPDPNGVKPADWDSDMDGEWEAALIENPACKNAPGCGPWEPPLVNNPSFKGKWRAPLIDNPNYKGKWRPRKIPNPHYFEDTEPFKMQTISAVGFELWSMSKDILFDNIIITEDIVVANNWASTTFDKKRQKIASESESVVQKLANLTNEHPSLWALYIIVLGIPVVFILYLCCKPATKESEELRQEAERKKTDAPTEENEAVSEEANVIEEEEKEEDDADAEKHSNPDSEEDNEAVDESEAHSDAVEGTRKRKVRKD; encoded by the exons atggtaaaaaatag GACATTTGTAATTATTCCTGGCTCTAAAACTATGAGGAATAAGACCCTATGGGCAGTGCTTATATTTGCACTAATTGGAATCTCAAGGTCCCAAGAACTTGAT GAGGAAGTAACAATAGAAACTGGAGATGACACAGAAATCCCCTATGAAAGTCCTATACCATCGGACGAATCTAAAGTGTATTTTGCCGATCATTTCGACAAACCTTCAGACTTCGAGAAAAACTGGATAAAATCAGAGGCCAAAAAAGAAGGCATTGATGATGATATCGCGAAATATGACGGTCAATGGGATGTCGAAGCTCCACAAAAAGACGGCCTCAAGGGTGATTTAGGGCTAGTTCTGAAATCAAAGGCCAAGCACGCAGCCATATCGGCTCCCTTAAAGAAACCGTTTGTCTTTAAAGACAAACCTCTGATTGTGCAGTATGAGGTTTTACTGCAAGAGGGCCAAGAATGTGGAGGTGCATATTTGAAACTGCTTAGTGAGGTTGAGGGTTCAGAGATGCTCAAAAACTTCCATGACAAAACGCCTTATAGTATTATGTTTGGGCCAGATAAATGTGGTACTGACCATAagttgcattttattttcaagcataaaaatccgaaaaatgGATCAGTGGAGGAGAAGCACTGTGAGAAACCTAAGGAGAG GTTAGAAGAAACGTTCTCTGACAAGCTGCCCCATCTCTACACTTTGATCCTAAGGCCAGACAACACATTTGATGTGTTGAtagacaaaaaaatcattcaatcTGGCAGTCTTTTAGAAGACTTTAACCCCCCAGTGAACCCACCTGCTCAAATTGAGGACCCAGAGGACAAGAAACCTGAAGATTGGGACGAGAGGGAGAGGATTCCGGATCCAAGTGCTGTAAAGCCGGACGATTGGGATGAAGATGCGCCCGCTCAGATTGTGGATGAGTCTGCAGTTATGCCTGATAA TTGGTTAGAACACGAACCGACTCACATCCCAGATCCAAATGGAGTGAAGCCAGCCGATTGGGATTCAGATATGGATGGCGAATGGGAAGCTGCTTTGATTGAGAATCCTGCCTGTAAAAATGCCCCTGGGTGTGGTCCTTGGGAGCCGCCTCTAGTGAATAATCCCTCTTTCAAAGGCAAATGGAGGGCTCCACTTATCGATAATCCGAACTACAAGGGTAAATGGAGGCCTAGGAAGATTCCCAATCCTCATTATTTCGAAGATACTGAACCATTTAAAATGCAGACCATt TCCGCAGTTGGATTTGAACTTTGGTCAATGTCCAAGGATATTTTGTTTGACAATATTATTATCACCGAAGATATTGTGGTTGCCAATAATTGGGCCAGTACTACTTTTGATAAGAAGAGACAGAAAATTGCTAGTGAATCG GAAAGCGTAGTCCAAAAGCTAGCCAATCTAACAAACGAACATCCTTCTCTATGGGCTCTGTATATTATCGTGCTAGGGATTCCCgtagtatttattttgtatctttGCTGTAAGCCTGCAACTAAG gagTCTGAAGAGCTTAGACAAGAAGCAGAAAGAAAAAAGACTGACGCACCGACCGAGGAGAATGAGGCTGTCTCCGAAGAAGCGAACGTaattgaagaagaagaaaaggaGGAAGATGATGCTGATGCAGAGAAACACTCGAATCCGGATTCTGAAGAAGATAATGAGGCGGTTGATGAGAGC gAAGCTCATTCGGATGCTGTAGAAGGAACTCGAAAAAGAAAGGTCCGTAAAGACTAA